Proteins from a single region of Sesamum indicum cultivar Zhongzhi No. 13 linkage group LG5, S_indicum_v1.0, whole genome shotgun sequence:
- the LOC105161858 gene encoding cytokinin dehydrogenase 4-like, producing MPNILILSSILSLLITAYPNALPTDITNGIRTDPDAIRAASNDYGNLVHQVPSAVLYPSSINDIVELIKASCCNYSTPFTIAARGRGHSVRGQAMAGGGVVVEMAALSRNGGGIRVSWSRSLGYYADVGGEEMWADVLRVGLEHGLAPVSWTDYLYLTVGGTLSNAGISGQSFRHGPQISNVLELDVVTGKGELITCSRNMNSELFFGALGGLGQFGIITRARIVLDKAPARARWARLIYSNFSEFTRDQERLILTNASNYVEGFLITNERTTKQWRSSFSSPSHQSDVASLWKKHRLLYSIELVKYYDNLTASTIDKEFGVILEELNFIPGFIFRRDVPLVDFLNRAGNLDDGREELEAHPWLNLFIPKSRIHDFYDGVLENMIPKLRKTPGLFIFYPLNTKKWDSRMSAVTPDEDVFYNLGLLHSGRPNESDVFELFNNQVLGFCEKAGIKVKQYLPYHKSREDWIKHFGSKWSIFQQRKMEFDPKMILSPGQRIFN from the exons ATGCCAAACATTCTCATCCTCTCATCCATTCTTTCGTTGCTCATCACAGCCTATCCAAATGCACTTCCCACTGATATCACGAACGGCATCCGGACCGATCCGGATGCCATTAGAGCAGCCTCTAATGACTATGGAAACCTTGTTCATCAAGTCCCTTCTGCAGTTCTCTATCCTTCATCCATTAACGATATTGTTGAGCTTATTAAGGCGTCGTGTTGTAACTATTCCACCCCGTTCACCATTGCTGCAAGAGGGCGCGGGCATTCCGTGAGAGGGCAGGCCATGGCGGGCGGAGGGGTGGTGGTGGAGATGGCTGCTTTGAGCAGAAATGGTGGTGGGATTAGGGTTTCTTGGAGCCGCTCATTAGGGTATTATGCAGATGTTGGAGGGGAGGAGATGTGGGCCGATGTTCTGCGGGTGGGGCTTGAACACGGTCTGGCCCCCGTTTCGTGGACTGATTACTTGTACTTGACTGTCGGCGGAACGCTCTCTAATGCCGGAATCAGTGGGCAGTCGTTCCGACATGGTCCTCAGATCAGCAACGTTCTGGAACTTGATGTTGTTActg GTAAAGGGGAGTTGATTACTTGCTCAAGAAACATGAACTCCGAACTGTTCTTCGGAGCACTAGGAGGTCTGGGACAGTTTGGCATCATCACAAGAGCAAGAATTGTCCTAGACAAAGCACCAGCAAGA GCAAGATGGGCTAGGTTGATTTACAGTAATTTCTCGGAGTTCACAAGAGACCAAGAGCGTCTCATCTTGACCAACGCCTCAAACTACGTCGAGGGTTTCCTAATCACAAATGAAAGAACTACGAAACAATGGCGATCTTCCTTCTCTTCACCTTCTCATCAGTCTGACGTTGCTTCATTGTGGAAGAAGCATCGCCTCCTCTACTCCATAGAACTCGTCAAGTACTACGACAATCTAACTGCTAGTACCATTGACAAG GAGTTTGGTGTGATTCTTGAAGAGTTGAACTTCATTCCAGGGTTCATTTTCAGGAGAGATGTCCCTCTTGTTGATTTCTTGAACCGAGCTGGAAATTTGGATGATGGGAGAGAAGAATTGGAGGCTCATCCATGGCTCAATCTCTTCATACCAAAGTCTCGCATCCACGACTTCTATGATGGTGTTCTTGAAAACATGATTCCCAAACTTAGAAAGACTCCTGGACTATTCATCTTCTACCCACTTAAcacaaaaaa ATGGGACAGTCGCATGTCTGCTGTTACACCAGATGAGGACGTGTTCTACAATCTGGGATTGCTCCATTCGGGTCGGCCCAATGAGTCGGATGTTTTTGAGCTGTTCAACAATCAGGTGCTGGGATTCTGCGAGAAGGCTGGAATCAAAGTGAAGCAGTATCTTCCCTACCACAAATCCAGAGAGGATTGGATAAAGCATTTTGGTTCCAAGTGGAGCATTTTTCAACAAAGGAAAATGGAGTTCGACCCCAAAATGATATTATCACCAGGACAGAGGATTTTCAATTAG
- the LOC105161857 gene encoding cytokinin dehydrogenase 3-like isoform X2, whose protein sequence is MVYSFSNISPQFILLLMISFPICSFSWPWTSSALPSCDLPIRLRTDPDAVTAASNDYGNLVHEAPAAVLYPSSIQEIVDLIKLSNNCSTPFTVAARGRGHSVRGQAMAGGGVVVEMAALSRNGGGIRVSWSPSLGYYADVGGEEMWADVLRVGLEHGLAPVSWTDYLYLTVGGTLSNAGISGQSFRHGPQISNVLELDVITVLGGLGQFGIITRARIVLQKAPTRAKWVRLIYNDFTMFTRDQEHLISTNINGPNYVEGSLITDQSPPNNWRSSFYSPSDQSKILSLLRSKQGLLYSIEVVKYYHDTNIDTIDQEVKLLVKDLNFIPGFVFNKDVSLVDFLTRVGSGRDKEEEKSSDRELETHPWLNLFLPKSSIMDFNDAVFVNVIRRHNHTSGPILFYPFNRQKWDDRMSAVTPDEDIFYTLGLLHTSRPHQSDVYDNLNSEILDCCEKADIDVKQYLPHYISKEDWMKHFGPKWDTFQERKTKFDPRMILSPGQRIFTSVMDYAHM, encoded by the exons ATGGTATACTCGTTTTCCAACATTTCTCCACAATTCATTCTTCTTCTCATGATAAGCTTTCCAATCTGCAGTTTTTCATGGCCATGGACTAGCAGCGCACTTCCATCATGTGATCTCCCGATTCGGCTCAGAACCGATCCTGACGCCGTTACGGCAGCCTCTAATGACTACGGAAACCTCGTCCACGAAGCTCCTGCTGCAGTTCTTTACCCTTCCTCCATTCAAGAAATCGTTGATCTCATCAAGCTGTCAAACAACTGTTCCACCCCATTCACTGTTGCTGCGAGAGGGCGCGGGCATTCCGTGAGAGGGCAGGCCATGGCGGGCGGAGGGGTGGTGGTGGAGATGGCTGCTTTGAGCAGAAATGGTGGTGGGATTAGGGTTTCTTGGAGCCCCTCATTAGGGTATTATGCAGATGTTGGAGGGGAGGAGATGTGGGCCGATGTTCTGCGGGTGGGGCTTGAACACGGTCTGGCCCCCGTTTCGTGGACTGATTACTTGTACTTGACTGTCGGCGGAACGCTCTCTAATGCCGGAATCAGTGGGCAGTCGTTCCGACATGGTCCTCAGATCAGCAACGTTCTTGAACTCGACGTTATTactg TTCTGGGGGGCCTTGGACAGTTCGGAATCATAACCAGAGCAAGAATTGTCTTACAGAAAGCACCAACaaga GCAAAATGGGTGAGATTGATTTACAATGACTTCACCATGTTCACGAGAGACCAAGAACATCTCATCTCAACCAATATCAACGGCCCAAACTACGTGGAAGGTTCCCTCATCACAGATCAGAGCCCTCCAAACAACTGGAGATCTTCATTCTACTCCCCTTCCGACCAATCCAAGATTCTCTCTTTGTTGCGATCCAAACAAGGCCTACTCTACTCTATAGAAGTAGTCAAATACTACCACGATACCAACATCGATACCATTGACCAG GAAGTTAAATTGTTGGTGAAAGATTTGAACTTCATTCCTGGTTTTGTTTTCAACAAGGATGTTTCCTTGGTAGATTTCTTGACAAGAGTTGGAAGCGGCAGAGACAAGGAGGAGGAGAAAAGCTCAGACAGGGAGTTGGAAACACATCCATGGCTGAATCTCTTCTTACCAAAGTCGAGCATCATGGATTTTAATGATGCTGTTTTTGTCAACGTCATTCGCAGACATAACCACACATCAGGCCCCATTCTTTTCTACCCTTTTAACAGGCAAAA GTGGGATGATCGAATGTCTGCTGTCACACCAGATGAGGACATATTCTACACCCTAGGACTGCTGCACACAAGTAGGCCCCACCAATCAGACGTCTACGATAATCTGAACAGTGAAATACTGGATTGCTGCGAAAAGGCTGACATCGACGTCAAGCAGTACCTTCCACACTACATATCCAAGGAAGATTGGATGAAGCATTTTGGTCCGAAATGGGACACTTTTcaagaaaggaaaacaaagttcGACCCAAGAATGATACTTTCTCCTGGCCAAAGAATTTTCACTTCTGTTATGGACTATGCTCATATGTAG
- the LOC105161859 gene encoding uncharacterized protein LOC105161859 (The sequence of the model RefSeq protein was modified relative to this genomic sequence to represent the inferred CDS: added 77 bases not found in genome assembly): MQQKITIQNKRGEKLVGILHETGSANLVVLCHGFRSSKDDNIMLNLAVALETEGISVFRFDFSGNGESEGSFQFGNYISETEDLRSVVEYLRGINRWTVAVLGHSKGGDVVLLYASRYHDTHAVINVSGRYDLKRGIEERLGKNFLERLKKDGHIDVKTRRGEGGYQVTEESMMERLNTNMHDACLSIDKRCRVLTVHGTADEVIPVEDAREFAKIIPNHKLQLVEGANHGYSSHQDELASAILPFVKECMQHGEDVSI; encoded by the exons ATGCAGCAGAAAATAACAATACAGAATAAGCGTGGTGAAAAACTTGTTGGTATATTGCACGAGACGGGTTCGGCGAACCTTGTAGTTCTGTGCCATGGATTTCGGTCCTCAAAG GATGACAACATCATGCTCAACCTTGCTGTTGCTTTAGAAACTGAGGGAATCTCTGTGTTCCGCTTTGATTTCTCCGGAAATGG GGAAAGTGAAGGCTCATTTCAGTTTGGTAACTACATTAGTGAGACTGAAGATTTGAGATCTGTGGTTGAATATTTAAGAGGAATAAACCGCTGGACAGTTGCGGTTCTTGGGCACAGTAAAG GTGGGGATGTTGTTCTCCTGTATGCATCTAGATATCATGATACACATGCCGTGATAAATGTCTCTGGTCGTTATGATCTCAAAAGAGG GAGAAGGAGGTTATCAAGTTACTGAGGAAAGTATGATGGAGCGACTCAATACAAACATGCATGACGCATGCCTTTCAATTGATAAGAGATGCAG GGTATTGACAGTACACGGAACGGCCGATGAAGTTATTCCAGTAGAAGATGCACGGGAGTTTGCCAAGATCATACCAAACCACAAATTGCAACTTGTAGAAGGAGCTAATCATGGATATTCTTCACATCAAGATGAATTAGCCTCAGCCATTTTGCCATTCGTAAAGGAATGCATGCAACACGGTGAAGATGTCTCCATTTAG
- the LOC105161857 gene encoding cytokinin dehydrogenase 3-like isoform X1, translated as MVYSFSNISPQFILLLMISFPICSFSWPWTSSALPSCDLPIRLRTDPDAVTAASNDYGNLVHEAPAAVLYPSSIQEIVDLIKLSNNCSTPFTVAARGRGHSVRGQAMAGGGVVVEMAALSRNGGGIRVSWSPSLGYYADVGGEEMWADVLRVGLEHGLAPVSWTDYLYLTVGGTLSNAGISGQSFRHGPQISNVLELDVITGKGDFLTCSKDMNSDLFFAVLGGLGQFGIITRARIVLQKAPTRAKWVRLIYNDFTMFTRDQEHLISTNINGPNYVEGSLITDQSPPNNWRSSFYSPSDQSKILSLLRSKQGLLYSIEVVKYYHDTNIDTIDQEVKLLVKDLNFIPGFVFNKDVSLVDFLTRVGSGRDKEEEKSSDRELETHPWLNLFLPKSSIMDFNDAVFVNVIRRHNHTSGPILFYPFNRQKWDDRMSAVTPDEDIFYTLGLLHTSRPHQSDVYDNLNSEILDCCEKADIDVKQYLPHYISKEDWMKHFGPKWDTFQERKTKFDPRMILSPGQRIFTSVMDYAHM; from the exons ATGGTATACTCGTTTTCCAACATTTCTCCACAATTCATTCTTCTTCTCATGATAAGCTTTCCAATCTGCAGTTTTTCATGGCCATGGACTAGCAGCGCACTTCCATCATGTGATCTCCCGATTCGGCTCAGAACCGATCCTGACGCCGTTACGGCAGCCTCTAATGACTACGGAAACCTCGTCCACGAAGCTCCTGCTGCAGTTCTTTACCCTTCCTCCATTCAAGAAATCGTTGATCTCATCAAGCTGTCAAACAACTGTTCCACCCCATTCACTGTTGCTGCGAGAGGGCGCGGGCATTCCGTGAGAGGGCAGGCCATGGCGGGCGGAGGGGTGGTGGTGGAGATGGCTGCTTTGAGCAGAAATGGTGGTGGGATTAGGGTTTCTTGGAGCCCCTCATTAGGGTATTATGCAGATGTTGGAGGGGAGGAGATGTGGGCCGATGTTCTGCGGGTGGGGCTTGAACACGGTCTGGCCCCCGTTTCGTGGACTGATTACTTGTACTTGACTGTCGGCGGAACGCTCTCTAATGCCGGAATCAGTGGGCAGTCGTTCCGACATGGTCCTCAGATCAGCAACGTTCTTGAACTCGACGTTATTactg GCAAAGGGGACTTTCTCACTTGCTCCAAAGACATGAACTCCGACCTATTTTTTGCAGTTCTGGGGGGCCTTGGACAGTTCGGAATCATAACCAGAGCAAGAATTGTCTTACAGAAAGCACCAACaaga GCAAAATGGGTGAGATTGATTTACAATGACTTCACCATGTTCACGAGAGACCAAGAACATCTCATCTCAACCAATATCAACGGCCCAAACTACGTGGAAGGTTCCCTCATCACAGATCAGAGCCCTCCAAACAACTGGAGATCTTCATTCTACTCCCCTTCCGACCAATCCAAGATTCTCTCTTTGTTGCGATCCAAACAAGGCCTACTCTACTCTATAGAAGTAGTCAAATACTACCACGATACCAACATCGATACCATTGACCAG GAAGTTAAATTGTTGGTGAAAGATTTGAACTTCATTCCTGGTTTTGTTTTCAACAAGGATGTTTCCTTGGTAGATTTCTTGACAAGAGTTGGAAGCGGCAGAGACAAGGAGGAGGAGAAAAGCTCAGACAGGGAGTTGGAAACACATCCATGGCTGAATCTCTTCTTACCAAAGTCGAGCATCATGGATTTTAATGATGCTGTTTTTGTCAACGTCATTCGCAGACATAACCACACATCAGGCCCCATTCTTTTCTACCCTTTTAACAGGCAAAA GTGGGATGATCGAATGTCTGCTGTCACACCAGATGAGGACATATTCTACACCCTAGGACTGCTGCACACAAGTAGGCCCCACCAATCAGACGTCTACGATAATCTGAACAGTGAAATACTGGATTGCTGCGAAAAGGCTGACATCGACGTCAAGCAGTACCTTCCACACTACATATCCAAGGAAGATTGGATGAAGCATTTTGGTCCGAAATGGGACACTTTTcaagaaaggaaaacaaagttcGACCCAAGAATGATACTTTCTCCTGGCCAAAGAATTTTCACTTCTGTTATGGACTATGCTCATATGTAG